A region of the Aphelocoma coerulescens isolate FSJ_1873_10779 unplaced genomic scaffold, UR_Acoe_1.0 HiC_scaffold_143, whole genome shotgun sequence genome:
caggggctggggagggtttgggggggtcacaTGGGCTGGGGGGATCTTTGGGGGGGGGccacaggggctggggagggtttgggggggtcacaTGGGCTGGGGGGATCTTTGGGGGGGGCCTATAGGGacaggagaggttttggggggccacaggggctggggagggtttgggggggtcacagggactgggggggaGCTTTGGGGGATCCacaggggctgggaggaggtttggggggggtcacaggggctgggggagctttgggggggccacaggggctggggggagctttgggggggccacaggggctggggggagctttgggggggtcacaggggctggggagggtttGGAGGGGCCTATAGGGacgggggaggttttggggggtccacaggggctgggaggaggtttggggggtccacaggggctgggggagctttgggggggtcacagggactgggggggaGCTTTGGGGGATccacaggggctgggggagctttgggggggtcacagggactgggggggaGCTTTGGGGGATccacaggggctgggggagctttgggggggtcacaggggctggggggagcttTGGGGGGGTCACGGgctggggagggtttggggggggccacagggactggggagggtttgggggggtcacaggggctgggggaactttggggggggtcacaggggcagggaggagctctttggggggggtcacaggggctggggggagcttTGGGGGGGGCCACAGGAGCTGGGGGGAACtttggggggggtcacaggggctggggagagtttgggggggtcacaggggctggggggagctttgggggggtcacagggactgggaggaggtttgggggggtcacaggggctggggggagctcCTTGAGGGGGGGTCCCACAAGGACGGCGGCTCCCCCGTCCCTCACAAGCCCCGCGCTGGTGCTTCGGGGCTCTtacaccccccccatcccccatccccccattcccccccaggagcccggggcgggggtcccggggccccCCCGGGGGCGGCAGCGGCTCGAGGCGCTGCTGAACCGCAGCCTCCGCATCCGCATGTCGGACGGGCGGACGCTGGTGGGAGCGTTCCTGTGCACGGACCGCCAGAGCAACGTGATCCTGGGATCGGCGCAGGAGTTCCTGAAAGCCGCGGGtccgggggggtctgggggcggagttttggggggttctgggggggttttgggggtcttaGAGCGGTGGGAGCGTTCCTGTGCACGGAGCAACTTGATCCTGGGATCCGCGCAGGAGTTCCTGAAAGCCGCGGGtccgggggggtctgggggcggagttttggggggttttgggggggttttgggggtctgagGGCAGCGGGAGCGTTTCTCTGCATGGAGCACCGTGATCCTGGGCTCGGCACAGGAGTTCCTGAAAGCCGCGGGtccgggggggtctgggggggcgttttgggggtttttgggggggttctcggggtctgagggggtctgagggggatGGGAGCGTTTCTGTGCATGGAGCACCATGATCCTGGGATCCGCGCAGGAGTTCCTGAAAGCCGCGGGTCCGGGGGAGTCTGGGGgcggagttttggggggttttgggggtctgagGGCGGTGGGAGTGTTCCTGTGCACGGACCGCCAGAGCAACGTGATCCTGGGATCCACGCAGGAGTTCCTGAAAGCCGCGGGtccgggggggtctgggggcggagttttggggggttctgggggggttttgggggtcttaGAGCGGTGGGAGCGTTCCTGTGCACGGAGCAACTTGATCCTGGGATCCGCGCAGGAGTTCCTGAAAGCCGCGGGtccgggggggtctgggggcggagttttggggggttttgggggggttttgggggtctgagggggtcTCAGGGCGGTGGGAGCGTTCCTGTGCACGGACCGCCAGAGCAACGTGATCCTGGGATCGGCGCAGGAGTTCCTGAAAGCCGCGGGTccgggggggctctgggggcggagttttggggggttctgggggggttttgggggtctgagGGCAGCGGGAGCGTTTCTCTGCATGGAGCACCGTGATCCTGGGCTCGGCACAGGAGTTCCTGAAAGCCGCGGGTCTGGGGGAGTCTGGGGgcagagttttgggggtttttggggggttctgggggtctgagggggtctgagggggatGGGAGCGTTTCTGTGCATGGAGCACCGTGATCCTGGGATCCGCGCAGGAGTTCCTGAAAGCCGCGGGtccgggggggtctgggggcggagttttggggggttttgggggtctgagGGCGGTGGGAGTGTTCCTGTGCACGGACCGCCAGAGCAACGTGATCCTGGGATCCACGCAGGAGTTCCTGAAAGCCGCGGGtccgggggggtctggggggtcgttttggggggttctgggggggttttgggggtcttaGAGCGGTGGGAGCGTTCCTGTGCATGGAGCAACTTGATCCTGGGATCCGCGCAGGAGTTCCTGAAAGCCGCGGGTCCGGGGGAGTCTGGGGgcggagttttgggggggttctgggggtctgagggggtctgagggggatGGGAGCGTTTCTGTGCATGGAGCACCAGAGCAACGTGATCCTGGGCTCGGCACGGGACTTCCTGAAAGCCGCGGGtccggggggctctgggggcggagttttgggggtttttgggggggttctcgGGGTCTGAGGGGGTCTCAGGGCGGTGGGAGCGTTCCTGTGCACGGACCGCCAGAGCAACGTGATCCTGGGATCCGCGCAGGAGTTCCTGAAAGCCGCGGGtccgggggggtctgggggggcgttttgggggggttctgggggggttttgggggtcttaGAGCGGTGGGAGCGTTCCTGTGCACGGAGCAACGTGATCCTGGGCTGGGCGCAGGAGTTCCTGAAAGCCGCGGGtccgggggggtctgggggggcgttttgggggggttctgggggtctgagggggtcGGGAGCGTTTCTGTGCACCCAGCAACGTGATCCTGGGCTCGGCGCAGGAGTTCCTGAAAGCCGCGGGTCTGGGGGAGTCTGGGGgcagagttttgggggtttttgggggggttcttggggtctgagggggtctgagggggatGGGAGCGTTTCTGTGCATGGAGCAACGTGATCCTGAGCTCGGCGCAGGAGTTCCTGAAAGCCGCGGGtccgggggggtctgggggcagagttttggggggttttgggggtctgaCGGGGTCTCATGGGGATGGGAGCGTTCCTGTGCACGGACCGCCAGAGCACCGTGATCCTGGGATCGGCGCAGGAGTTCCTGAAAGCCGCGGGtccgggggggtctgggggggcgttttggggggttctgggggggttttgggggtcttaGAGCGGTGGGAGCGTTCCTGTGCACGGAGCAACTTGATCCTGGGATCGGCACGGGAGTTCCTGAGGGCTgcggggggttctggggggcgtttgggggggggctgggggaatcccggggggtctttggggcttttttggggggagctgcaaggccctgggggtgtctcaggggtgtttggggcttttttggggggggttttgggggtctttcagttttttggggggggggttgggttgGCTGTGAGGGTCTGAGGGAAGTCttgggggtctttggggtgtttttggggggctgTGAGGGTCTGAGGGATCCCGGGcgtctttggggtttttttgtgggggctgTGAGGGTCTGAGGGTGTTTTGTGGgtctttggggtgtttttggagaGTTTTTGGGGGGCTGTGAGGGTCTGAGGGTGTTTTGTGGgtctttggggtgtttttggagaGTTTTTGGGGGGCTGTGAGGGTCTGAGGGATCCCGGGcgtctttggggtttttttgtgggggctgtgagggtctgggggtgtcttGGGGGTCTTTGGgtggctttttttggggggccTGTGAGGATCTAGGGTGTTGTTGAGGTGTTTTCGGGgtgtctttggggtttttttggggggtggcactgggacttctgcccaggtgaccccaggctCATCCCGCGCTTGGCACTGAATTCCCGAGGGCTGCGGGACCATGGGCGGGGGGGGGgtcttttggggagggggttttgggggggctgtGGGACTCGGTGGGGTTCGatgggggggggtcctgacccctttctcccccttcccccccacccaGACGCGTTCCCGGGCAGTGAACCCCGAGTGCTGGGGCTGGCCATGGTCCCCGGGCACCACATCGTGTCCATCGAGGTGGAGCCCCCCTACCCATGAGGGACCCCCGGACggaccccaaaaccctgagGGACCCCCTGGATGGACCCCCCAGCACTGATGAACTCCCCGACACCTGATGGACCCCCCGGAtggaccccaaaaccctgagGGACCCCCCAACACCTGATGGACCCCCTGGACGGATCCCAAAATGCTGAGGGACCCCCTGGAtggaccccaaaaccctgagGGACCCTCTGGATGGACCCCCCAGCACTGATGGACTCCCCGACACCTGATGGACACCCGGGATGGACCCCAAAACTCTGAGGGACCCCCCAGTACTGAGGAACTCCCCCAAAACTTTGAGGGACCCCCTGGAtggaccccaaaaccctgagGGACCCCTGGATGGATCCCCCAGCACTGATGGACCCCCCGGATGGAGCCCGAAATGCTGAGGGACCCTCCCAGCACCTGATAGACCCCCAACACCTGATGGACCCCCCGGACGGATCCCAAAATGCTGAGGGACCCCCAAGACTTTGAGGGACCCCCGGATGGACCCTCAGAACCACCCTGAGGGACCCCCTGGAtggaccccaaaaccctgaCGGATCCCCAACACCTGATGGACCCCAAAACCCGTATGGATCCCCTGGATGGACCCCCGAAACCCGGATGGAGCCCCACACCTGATGGACCCCCCTGGAGGAACCCCGAAACCCGGACGGGCACCCAACACCTGACGGACCCCCGACACTTCGAGGGACCCCTGGATGAACCCTCAGAACCACCCTGAGGGACCTCCTGGATGGACCCCCAAACCTGGACGGATCCCTGGatggaccccccaaaacccggATGGAGCCCCACACCTGATGGACCCCCtggaggaaccccaaaacccggACGAGTACCCAACACCTGACGGACCCCCGACACTTCGAGGGACCCCCGGATGAACCCTCAGAACCACTGAGGTGACTCCCTGGatggacccccccaaatccagacGGATCCCCAACACCTGATTGACCCCAAAACCTGGACGGATCCCTGGatggaccccccaaaacctggaTGGAGCCCCACACCTGATGGACCCCCtggaggaaccccaaaacccggACGAGTACCCCCTGGATGGACCCCCCGAAACCCGGATGGAGCCCCACACCTGATGGCCCCCCtggaggaaccccaaaacccggACGTACCCCCTGGATGGACCCCCGAAACCCGGATGGAGCCCCACACCTGATGGACCCCCtggaggaaccccaaaacccggACGAGCACCCAACATCTGATGGACCCCCGACACTTTGAGGGACCCCCCTGGatggacccccccaaatccatgtggggacccccccagtgccTGAATGAGCCCCCCAGGACTTTGAGGGGGGCCGCCCCTTaccccctccccaaatgccCATCAGggctttgggggtccccagggtgccaTTAAAGCCCCCCCCGGTGACACCGGCCCCGTGTgacctttgtgtgtgtgtgtccccccctcccccaaattcccacccccaaaattcctgagcccccccccaaattcccactcccTATTTTCCTGCACCCCCCAAGTtcccacccccaaaattcctgagcccccccccaaattcccactcccTATTTTCCTgcaccccccaaattcccacccccaaaattcctgagcCCCCCCCACATTCCCACTCCCTATTTTCCTGCACCCCCCAAAATTTCTGAGCCCCCTCAAATTCcttctccccaaattcctgcccccaaaattcctgagcCCCCTCCAAATTCCCACTCCCTATTTTCCTGCCCCTCCCGAATtcctgagcccccccaaattcccacccccCATTTTCCCGCCCCTCCCAAATTCCTGAGTCCCCCCCAATTccttctccccaaattcccacccccaaaattcctgagcCCACCCCCCATTTTCCTGCCCCCCCCGAATTccttctccccaaattcccgccCCCAAAATTTCTgagccccccccaaattccttctcccccaaccccccccattttcctgagcctccccttccccaaatttctcctccctcctcctcccccccccctcagtgcccctcccccacggacgccccctccccactttggggccgcccctcccccacggAGCCGTCGGGCTTTGCCATTAATTTAATCTCAGGTACAAAATAGcttctggggggggggaggggaggcgaggggaggggggcacccgcccctcccccaccccccaaaaacaccgggggcccggcggcggggggggggaggggaggggggggggacacgaggggggggaggggcggccgcagggcccagcaccatgATGGGGGTGGGGGCGGGGTGAGggtgggcgggggggggggtgagaaccctcccctcccccccaaaggTCAGAGGTCACCGGGTGATGAGGGGGGGGTCACCGGGGTGACCaaacccccctcccctcccccaacccagacccctcccctcctcccctcccctccccaccccccctccccgggaGTCGGGGACCCCCGGCCCGACCCCCCCAATAAATAAAgcgacccctcccccccctccccgcgtataaattaaaaagaggaaaaaaaaaaaaaaaaaagaaaaagaaaaaaaaagaaaagaaaatcatttacaaaaaagaaacccaaaacaaacccaaaacgaggctgggggtggggggaggggcaccccaaggcccctcccccccgcgggggggctcctgctgcccccccttgttggggggggagggggtagCACAGGCCCCTCCCCCCTTTGCACCATGGGTTGGGGGgggagcccctcccccccctgcAGAGACCTGAGCCCCGCCccgggaggggggaggggcggagggggcaccccccccccaaaaaaaatcccccccccctcccccctctcttccctctcgggcccctccccccccggccCGGACCCgtatgggggggggaggggcggctggttttgggggtggggggcgaGTTTTTGGTTGAATCTTGGcaaggggttggacccccccccaaaaaaagtgcccctccccccatcccctcccccccttctaatgctgggggaggggcagggacccccccccctcctccagggCACCCCCTTTGTGTTGGGGGAGGGgcacaaactcccccaaaatgaGGGGGGAGGGGCTCGAGGGgagcctcccctcccccccactgAGTTACACGGGCCCCCAAAAATTccggggtgggggtgggggagggggagcagaaagacccccccccccatcccccaccgcggggggggaggggctttgTAAATTCCTATAAATCGGTATTCTTGTATAAAAGCGGagtttttccacccaaaaaaacccttcctcgccccccccctccccccccccaccccccgcggcgggggaggggcggcctGTCCGTCCAGACgatttttggggcaatttctccgtgaataaataaaaagtgttcgtggggggaggggtggggtgggggaggacccccctgtccccccccccgtGTTCCCCTCCCCCGCCGGGGGCTCATCTGGGGGTCGGCGGcgtcacctggggggggggaggggacaggaaaggggggaggggtcaccaccctggggacaccggggagggGACGTGGGGGTGGCCCCACACAGGGGtcccccaggtggccccaggtgtgGCCCccggtgtgtcccaggtgtccccagatgtgcccaggtgtgccccagatatgtcccaggtgtgcccaggtgccccccaggtgccccccaggtgtgtcccaggtgtccccagatgtgcccaggtgtgtccccaggtgtgtcccaggtgtccccaggtgtccccagatgtgcccaggtgtgtccccaggtgtgtcccaggtgtccccaggtgtccccagatgtgcccaggtgtgtcccaggtgtgtccccaggtgtgtcccaggtgtccccagatgtgcccaggtg
Encoded here:
- the NAA38 gene encoding N-alpha-acetyltransferase 38, NatC auxiliary subunit, which produces MADPPEEAGGGPAEPGAGVPGPPRGRQRLEALLNRSLRIRMSDGRTLVGAFLCTDRQSNVILGSAQEFLKAADAFPGSEPRVLGLAMVPGHHIVSIEVEPPYP